Genomic window (Tardiphaga sp. vice304):
TCGCGGCGATGGCGGAGGCCGTATACGGCCCGATGCCCGGCAGCGTGCGCAGGCCCTCCTCGGTGTCGGGAAACGCGCCGCCATGGTCGCGCAACACCGCCACCGCGCAGGCATGCAGGTTGCGCGCCCGCGAATAATAGCCGAGCCCCGCCCACATCCGCAGCACGTCGTCCTGCGAGGCCGCGCCGAGATCGGCGACCGTCGGCCAGCGCGCCAGGAATTTCTCGAAGTACGGACCGACCGTCTGCACCCCGGTCTGCTGCAGCATGATTTCAGACAGCCAGACCCGGTACGGATCGATCGCCCCGCCCGGCAGCGGCCGCCACGGCAGTTTTCGCCGGTGCCGGTCGTACCAGTCGAGCAATTGGCGCGGCCGGTCGGCGACGGCAAGCTTGCGGATTTTGGTGGCTGGGGATGCGGGCACGAAGCATTGTAAAATCAGAATCGGGGCAAGGCCAGCGCCGAACGTGATGTTGCCGGCCATAACGCGGCGCGTTATAATGATCCAGAGTTTCGCCAGCTTCGAGACGGAGGTGATCTGGTCTGGCCACCGCAGCCGAAAGCTGCCGTCGGACATCCAGGCCGTTGCCCTGCGAAAACTGCGTCTTCTCAATCAGGCGCGCGCGCGCGGCGATCTCCGCGTGCCGCCGGGTAACCGGCTCGAAGCGCTGAAAGCCGATCGGCTTGGCCAGTATTCGATCCGGATCAACGACCAGTGGCGGATATGTTTTGTCTGGGACGACGGGGGACCCCGCGATGTCGAAATTGTCGACTACCACGGCTAAAGCCGGCCTCTTGCCGAACCCGCACCCCGGCGAGATCCTGCTGGAGGAGTTTCTGAAGCCGATGGGGCTCAGCCAGAACGCGCTGGCCCGCGCGGTCCATGTCGCACCAAGGCGGATCAATGAGGTCGTGCTCGGCAAGCGCGTGGTCACGGCGGATACCGACCTGCGGCTGGCGCGGTATTTCGGCCTCTCGGAAGGCTTCTTCCTCGGCCTGCAGATGGATTTCGACCTGATGCAGCGGCGCCGCGAGATCGAAGGCGACCTGAAGACGATCCGGCCGCATGCGGCCTGATTTTGCCGGCGGCAGGTGCTAGGGATACGCGATGAGAAAGCCCGGCTACATTTCCGCCAAACCGCTCTCCGTGCTGCTCGGCGGGGTGTTTTCCGACGCCTTTGCCAAGCAGGGCTTTGCGTCGCGCGAGCTGGTGACGCGCTGGGCGGAGATCGCCGGCGCCGACATCGCCAAATTCTCCGAGCCGCTGAAGATCCAGTGGCCGCGGCCGGTCGAGGGCCAGAACCAGGTGCCGGCGACGCTGATCCTGCGCGTCGAGGGGCCGATGGCGCTGGAGATCCAGCATTCCTCCGACGCCATTTTGCAGCGGGTCAACCGGTTCTTCGGCTGGAATGCGGTCGGCAAGATCGCGCTGCGCCAGGCGCCGCTTTCACGCCC
Coding sequences:
- a CDS encoding type II toxin-antitoxin system RelE/ParE family toxin, whose product is MIQSFASFETEVIWSGHRSRKLPSDIQAVALRKLRLLNQARARGDLRVPPGNRLEALKADRLGQYSIRINDQWRICFVWDDGGPRDVEIVDYHG
- a CDS encoding HigA family addiction module antitoxin; its protein translation is MSKLSTTTAKAGLLPNPHPGEILLEEFLKPMGLSQNALARAVHVAPRRINEVVLGKRVVTADTDLRLARYFGLSEGFFLGLQMDFDLMQRRREIEGDLKTIRPHAA
- a CDS encoding DUF721 domain-containing protein, whose protein sequence is MRKPGYISAKPLSVLLGGVFSDAFAKQGFASRELVTRWAEIAGADIAKFSEPLKIQWPRPVEGQNQVPATLILRVEGPMALEIQHSSDAILQRVNRFFGWNAVGKIALRQAPLSRPKVRKTIKPIEAAAVAEVAKSLGRVEDDELREALARLGATIKRK